One Campylobacter sp. RM16192 genomic region harbors:
- a CDS encoding EAL domain-containing protein, whose protein sequence is MNLVNMIYKDIAKEDITKFQEYTKETKAIPSWILKGSETQKEFIVLASSEYPDLIGKPLPHEVCNMDARRYQELINKDYYKNVELMPDNKILICYFKKYKDIIIGYRMLHNAKILDFTDPYFKEWVVVNMKTTFILTTLILIVALFQYFLFFRKLKTGHEIMTNINSELTTTNSEIEYRLYFDPLTGLPNKESLQKDIELMKNPKIVIMDIDNFRKMNNYFGYNICNQVLMYLAELTTRIAEKEGMKVYRTGADQFTFVEDKNFFIDRYEELATKLLDTLKGLIIDVEREDEDKQDLIEVHCTVGFSLDESDTFKKAMLALEYAKSNGKDYFCYLKSIDDTTQYVEQIKRSNLIRNAIINDKIIPFYQPIFNAKKQVVKYEMLARIQNSREIISPNVFLDVSKRIKRYVDIEKVLLEKSFKLISDNPHALISVNLSGRDMTDGDMSVFIIDRINRYKIADRVVFEILEDENIENLERVIKFIDRVKNMGVRIAIDDFGSGYSNFSYLLRIKPDFIKIDGSIIKNVDIDDDSRSVAGAIIAFAKKLNITIVAEFVHSKSVFEACVDLGVDEFQGFYLGEPSDTLL, encoded by the coding sequence ATGAATTTAGTTAATATGATATATAAGGATATTGCTAAAGAAGACATAACAAAATTTCAAGAGTATACAAAAGAGACTAAAGCAATACCAAGCTGGATTTTAAAGGGTTCTGAAACACAGAAAGAATTTATCGTTTTAGCTAGTTCTGAATATCCGGATTTAATCGGCAAACCTTTACCGCATGAAGTTTGCAATATGGATGCAAGAAGATACCAAGAGCTAATCAATAAAGATTATTATAAAAATGTTGAACTTATGCCTGATAATAAAATTTTAATTTGTTATTTTAAAAAGTATAAAGATATAATTATCGGCTATCGTATGCTTCATAATGCTAAAATTTTAGATTTTACAGACCCTTATTTCAAAGAGTGGGTAGTTGTAAATATGAAAACCACATTCATTTTGACAACTTTGATACTCATAGTAGCACTATTTCAATATTTTTTATTTTTTAGAAAGCTAAAAACAGGTCATGAAATAATGACAAATATTAATTCAGAGCTTACCACAACTAACTCTGAAATAGAATATAGGCTATATTTTGATCCGTTGACAGGCTTGCCAAATAAAGAGTCCTTGCAAAAAGATATAGAATTGATGAAAAATCCTAAAATAGTTATTATGGATATAGATAATTTTAGAAAGATGAATAATTATTTTGGTTATAACATATGCAATCAAGTTTTAATGTATTTGGCAGAACTTACTACAAGAATAGCTGAAAAAGAGGGCATGAAAGTATATAGAACCGGTGCTGATCAATTTACTTTTGTAGAGGATAAAAATTTCTTTATAGATAGATATGAAGAGCTTGCAACTAAATTATTAGACACCTTAAAGGGTCTTATTATAGATGTTGAAAGAGAGGATGAAGATAAGCAAGATCTAATAGAAGTGCATTGCACTGTAGGATTCTCTCTTGACGAGTCTGATACTTTTAAAAAAGCTATGCTAGCTTTAGAGTATGCAAAAAGTAATGGCAAGGATTATTTTTGTTACCTTAAAAGCATCGATGATACAACACAATATGTTGAGCAGATTAAGCGTTCAAATTTGATTAGAAATGCGATTATAAATGATAAAATTATACCTTTTTACCAGCCTATATTTAATGCGAAGAAGCAAGTTGTTAAATATGAAATGTTGGCTCGTATACAAAATAGTAGAGAGATAATTTCACCAAATGTTTTTTTGGATGTATCTAAGCGCATAAAAAGATATGTAGATATAGAAAAAGTTCTTTTAGAAAAGAGTTTTAAACTTATATCAGATAATCCTCATGCATTAATATCTGTCAATTTGTCTGGCAGAGATATGACAGATGGCGATATGAGCGTATTTATTATCGATAGGATTAATAGGTATAAGATTGCAGATCGTGTAGTATTCGAGATCTTGGAAGATGAAAATATTGAGAATTTAGAGAGGGTTATTAAATTTATAGATCGTGTTAAAAATATGGGGGTAAGAATAGCTATAGACGATTTTGGCTCTGGATATAGCAATTTTTCATACTTGCTAAGAATAAAGCCTGATTTTATTAAAATAGATGGCTCTATAATAAAAAATGTAGATATTGATGATGATTCGCGCTCTGTAGCTGGAGCCATAATAGCTTTTGCTAAAAAGCTTAATATAACAATAGTTGCCGAATTTGTTCATTCAAAGAGTGTTTTTGAAGCTTGCGTAGATCTTGGTGTAGATGAATTCCAAGGATTTTATCTGGGAGAGCCTTCAGATACATTGCTTTAA
- the hisG gene encoding ATP phosphoribosyltransferase, with protein MITIALPKGRIAEETLMIFRKIFNTPFLFEDRKLVMSEGDFKFLMVRNQDIPVYVVNGAADIGVVGLDVLEEHKPDVLRLLDLKIGKCRVCVGIKENDNLDYSVPELKVATKMPNISRNYFATKATALKIIKLYGSIELAPIVRLSNAIVDVVETGTTMKQNGLKVAETIMHSSAHLIANKNSFIIKKDEILSLYDKIKREIEA; from the coding sequence ATGATAACAATCGCTCTTCCAAAGGGTAGAATAGCCGAAGAAACTCTCATGATTTTTAGAAAAATTTTTAATACTCCTTTTTTATTTGAAGATAGAAAGCTGGTAATGAGCGAAGGAGATTTTAAATTTCTAATGGTTAGAAACCAAGATATACCAGTATATGTAGTAAATGGGGCTGCAGATATAGGAGTAGTTGGGTTAGACGTATTAGAAGAGCATAAGCCAGATGTACTTAGACTGCTTGATCTTAAAATAGGAAAGTGTCGCGTATGTGTAGGCATAAAAGAAAACGACAATCTAGACTATAGCGTCCCAGAACTTAAAGTGGCCACAAAAATGCCAAATATATCAAGAAACTACTTTGCAACAAAGGCAACAGCTTTAAAAATCATCAAACTATATGGATCAATTGAGCTTGCTCCTATCGTGAGGCTAAGCAATGCAATAGTAGATGTGGTCGAAACTGGCACTACAATGAAACAAAACGGACTTAAAGTAGCTGAAACAATAATGCATTCGTCGGCTCATTTAATAGCCAACAAAAATAGCTTTATAATAAAAAAAGATGAGATCTTGTCACTTTACGACAAGATAAAAAGAGAAATTGAAGCTTAA
- the lysS gene encoding lysine--tRNA ligase — protein MFENQLEIQRLQTADELRQIGVNPYPHFLRRDMDISKFRLKFSHIKDTESKNAEGQFVSLAGRIKLIRDAGKAIFANIEDEDGNLQIYFSNKTLDEEWFKVVKKKIEVGDIIFVRGYAFITRTGEFSMHVSELKLASKAICPLPEKYHGLVDIETRYRQRYLDMIMNPDVRNDFKKRSIIISTIRRFFEEKGFLEVETPMMHPIPGGANAKPFVTFHNSLGVDRYLRIAPELYLKRLIVGGFEAVYEMNRNFRNEGMDLTHNPEFTSIEFYWAYHTYHDLMGLTEELFGVLFDKLDMEKIVEYDGFKIDFSKPFTRINYKKAIIEIGNISPDIVEDKYKILAKLREDGFEANEKLSLGHLQAELFDNYVEERLINPTFVIDFPIEISPLSRRSDSNPNVAERFELFIAGREIANGFNELNDPVDQYNRFAAQIEAKDAGDDEAHEMDEDYVKALGYAMPPTAGQGIGIDRLVMLLTNKKSIRDVVLFPAMRPLKTEIKEN, from the coding sequence ATATTTGAAAACCAATTGGAAATTCAAAGGCTACAAACTGCCGATGAGCTAAGACAAATAGGAGTAAATCCATATCCTCACTTTTTAAGACGAGATATGGATATCTCAAAATTCAGATTAAAATTTTCTCATATAAAAGATACTGAAAGCAAGAATGCCGAAGGGCAATTTGTTAGTTTGGCTGGTCGTATAAAGCTAATACGTGACGCAGGTAAGGCTATATTCGCAAATATAGAAGATGAAGATGGAAATTTACAAATTTATTTTAGCAACAAAACGCTTGACGAAGAGTGGTTTAAAGTAGTTAAAAAGAAGATAGAAGTCGGCGATATAATATTTGTTAGAGGATATGCGTTTATAACTAGAACCGGCGAGTTTTCTATGCACGTAAGTGAGTTAAAGTTGGCATCTAAAGCCATCTGTCCTCTTCCTGAAAAGTATCACGGACTGGTTGACATAGAGACTAGATACCGCCAAAGATATCTTGATATGATTATGAATCCTGATGTTAGAAATGATTTTAAAAAACGTTCCATTATTATTAGCACTATCAGAAGATTTTTTGAAGAGAAGGGATTTTTAGAGGTTGAAACTCCTATGATGCACCCGATTCCTGGCGGTGCCAATGCAAAACCTTTCGTTACTTTTCATAACTCATTAGGTGTAGATAGATATCTTAGAATTGCACCTGAGCTTTATTTAAAACGTCTGATAGTTGGTGGATTTGAAGCTGTTTATGAAATGAATAGAAATTTTAGAAACGAAGGCATGGATCTTACGCATAATCCTGAATTTACAAGTATTGAATTTTACTGGGCTTATCATACATATCATGACCTGATGGGACTTACAGAAGAGCTTTTTGGTGTTCTTTTTGATAAGCTTGATATGGAAAAAATTGTAGAATACGATGGATTTAAAATCGATTTTTCTAAGCCTTTTACAAGGATAAATTATAAAAAAGCCATTATTGAAATAGGAAACATTTCTCCTGATATTGTAGAAGATAAGTATAAAATTTTAGCCAAATTAAGAGAAGATGGATTTGAGGCTAATGAAAAGCTTAGCCTAGGGCATCTTCAAGCAGAACTTTTTGATAATTACGTAGAAGAAAGACTTATAAACCCTACATTTGTAATAGATTTTCCTATAGAAATAAGTCCTCTATCAAGAAGAAGTGATAGTAATCCAAATGTAGCAGAGAGATTTGAGTTGTTTATAGCCGGGCGTGAAATAGCCAATGGATTTAATGAGCTAAACGATCCTGTGGATCAATATAATCGCTTTGCTGCTCAAATTGAAGCAAAAGATGCCGGAGACGATGAAGCTCATGAGATGGATGAAGACTATGTAAAAGCTCTTGGATATGCTATGCCTCCAACAGCAGGGCAGGGAATTGGTATAGATAGGCTTGTTATGCTTCTTACTAATAAAAAATCAATTAGGGATGTAGTGTTATTCCCTGCTATGAGACCACTTAAAACTGAAATCAAGGAGAATTAA
- the dapE gene encoding succinyl-diaminopimelate desuccinylase — translation MQVINFLIELLKFKSITPKDDGALDFISSFCSEFKPVFVNKNGVKNLILTKKFGDGPHLAFAGHVDVVPPGNGWDSDPFEPVLQDGFIYARGAQDMKGGVAAFVCACKDAKNFEGTLSIILTSDEEGDAIYGTKEALKFMKENHMLPDFAVVAEPTCDKTLGDTIKVGRRGSINGKLIIKGVQGHAAYPAKCINPVHQLASVFYKFAGHDMDNGSEFFDPSKIVITDIRGGIEVCNVTPSEVKVMFNVRNSIQTNAENLKDYIKELFGEFKYELEINQNAKPFLTDKESKIVKSIQNSVRKICGVTPQLNTKGGTSDARYLSEFGVKVVEFGVINDRIHAVNERVSVSEIEKLYEVFVDLIENFNSK, via the coding sequence ATGCAAGTCATAAATTTTCTTATTGAACTTCTTAAGTTTAAGTCTATAACACCTAAAGATGATGGAGCCTTAGATTTTATAAGCTCTTTTTGTAGTGAATTTAAGCCTGTTTTTGTAAATAAAAATGGAGTTAAAAATCTAATTTTAACTAAAAAATTTGGCGATGGTCCGCATTTGGCTTTTGCTGGACATGTTGATGTTGTGCCTCCTGGAAATGGTTGGGATAGTGATCCGTTTGAACCTGTTTTACAAGATGGCTTTATATATGCTAGGGGTGCCCAGGACATGAAAGGCGGTGTTGCGGCATTTGTTTGTGCCTGTAAAGACGCTAAAAATTTTGAAGGAACTTTATCTATTATCTTAACTAGCGATGAAGAGGGAGATGCTATTTACGGCACTAAAGAGGCGCTTAAATTTATGAAAGAAAATCACATGTTGCCAGATTTTGCTGTAGTTGCTGAGCCAACTTGTGATAAAACACTTGGCGATACGATTAAAGTCGGACGCAGAGGATCTATAAACGGAAAACTTATAATCAAAGGAGTTCAAGGGCACGCCGCATATCCTGCTAAGTGCATAAATCCAGTTCATCAACTAGCAAGTGTATTTTATAAATTTGCAGGACATGATATGGATAACGGAAGCGAATTTTTTGATCCTAGTAAAATCGTGATAACTGACATAAGGGGAGGCATAGAAGTTTGCAATGTCACTCCTAGCGAAGTAAAAGTGATGTTTAATGTCAGAAACTCTATTCAAACTAATGCAGAAAATTTAAAAGATTATATTAAAGAGCTGTTTGGTGAATTTAAATATGAGCTTGAAATCAATCAAAATGCAAAACCATTTTTAACTGATAAAGAGAGCAAAATAGTAAAATCTATACAAAATTCAGTTAGAAAAATTTGTGGAGTAACTCCTCAACTAAATACAAAAGGTGGCACAAGCGATGCTAGGTATTTGTCCGAATTTGGCGTGAAAGTAGTAGAATTTGGAGTAATAAACGATAGAATTCATGCCGTTAACGAGAGAGTTAGTGTGAGTGAGATCGAAAAGCTATATGAAGTTTTTGTTGATTTAATAGAAAATTTTAATTCTAAATAG
- a CDS encoding serine hydroxymethyltransferase gives MSLKDFDKAIFDLTELELKRQCDHLEMIASENFTYPEVMEVMGSILTNKYAEGYPGKRYYGGCEFVDQIEQIAIDRCKELFGCEFANVQPNSGSQANQGVYGALLNPGDKILGMDLSHGGHLTHGSKVSSSGKIYESFFYGVELDGRINYDRVLDIAKIVKPKLIVCGASAYTREIEFKKFRDIADEVGAILFADVAHIAGLVVAGEHQNPFPYCDVVSSTTHKTLRGPRGGIIMTNNEEYAKKINSSIFPGIQGGPLVHVIAGKAVGFKHNLSPEWKVYAKQVKANAKKLAEVLLSRGYDLVSGGTDNHLILMSFLNKEFSGKDADIALGNAGITVNKNTVPGEIRSPFVTSGIRVGSPALTARGMKEDEFEIIANKIADVLDDINNISVQAKIKAELKELASKFIVYDRATF, from the coding sequence ATGAGTTTAAAAGATTTTGATAAAGCTATATTTGACCTAACTGAACTTGAGCTAAAAAGACAATGTGATCATCTTGAAATGATCGCTAGCGAGAATTTTACTTATCCTGAGGTAATGGAAGTAATGGGTTCAATTCTTACAAACAAATATGCAGAGGGCTATCCGGGCAAGCGCTACTACGGCGGTTGTGAATTTGTTGATCAGATCGAACAAATAGCAATAGATAGATGCAAGGAGCTGTTTGGTTGCGAATTTGCAAATGTTCAGCCTAATTCTGGCTCGCAGGCAAATCAAGGAGTATATGGCGCGCTTTTAAATCCAGGAGATAAAATTTTAGGCATGGATCTAAGTCATGGCGGACACTTGACTCATGGCTCTAAGGTAAGTAGCTCAGGAAAGATATATGAGAGCTTTTTTTATGGTGTTGAACTTGATGGACGTATAAATTATGATAGAGTGCTTGATATTGCAAAAATAGTAAAACCAAAATTGATAGTATGCGGCGCTAGCGCTTATACAAGAGAGATTGAGTTTAAGAAATTTAGAGACATAGCTGATGAAGTAGGCGCAATATTGTTTGCGGATGTGGCCCATATAGCAGGTCTTGTGGTTGCTGGCGAGCATCAAAATCCATTCCCGTATTGTGATGTCGTAAGTTCTACTACACATAAGACTCTTCGTGGTCCAAGAGGTGGAATTATTATGACAAATAATGAGGAGTATGCCAAGAAGATAAACTCTTCTATATTCCCAGGAATTCAAGGCGGACCATTAGTACATGTAATAGCGGGCAAAGCGGTTGGCTTCAAACATAATTTATCTCCTGAGTGGAAAGTATATGCAAAGCAGGTTAAGGCTAACGCTAAAAAATTAGCAGAAGTGCTGCTCTCTAGAGGGTATGATCTAGTAAGCGGAGGAACTGATAATCATCTTATTTTGATGAGTTTTTTAAATAAAGAATTTAGTGGAAAAGATGCCGATATAGCTCTTGGAAATGCTGGAATTACAGTAAATAAAAATACTGTTCCCGGAGAAATCAGAAGCCCTTTTGTGACAAGCGGTATACGCGTAGGAAGTCCTGCGTTGACGGCACGTGGCATGAAAGAAGATGAATTTGAAATCATTGCCAATAAAATTGCAGATGTATTGGATGATATTAATAATATTTCTGTTCAAGCTAAAATAAAAGCCGAACTAAAAGAGCTTGCAAGCAAATTTATAGTTTATGATAGAGCGACATTTTAA
- a CDS encoding LptM family lipoprotein, with translation MRKIYTIVSIMSALFLLTGCGTKRQYFEPENVDLKANLDHTLPSYILTTSTNGAILQNGMVVTKNGVLSDDINFSKDTILLNAYDDKIITSSLDGNLMVTSKTKEVLFQRSFNEAIVSAAIEGNKLALITASNVIYLIDTIKNTNLLEFESSDIYTQDSRVAAPYFMSSLVIFPTLDGKIMIVDKSQGRILKDVVISSEEFFNNIIFLEVINDTMIAATGKKIVAINPERTLYYNGEIKNIVSHKDRLYILKKDGEILLTDINLQKLNSINFKFAIFSNAITLDDYLYVIEKKGYLIKADLDLKNHQIFRLSDEIEDKSFIGFREFYYDNKYLKLK, from the coding sequence ATGAGAAAAATTTATACTATCGTATCGATAATGTCTGCACTATTTTTACTAACAGGATGCGGAACCAAAAGACAATATTTTGAGCCTGAAAATGTAGATTTAAAAGCAAATTTAGACCATACTCTACCTTCTTATATTTTAACAACTAGTACCAATGGAGCTATACTTCAAAATGGTATGGTTGTCACAAAAAATGGAGTATTGTCAGATGATATCAACTTTTCAAAAGACACAATACTGCTAAACGCTTATGATGATAAAATTATCACTTCTTCTCTTGATGGGAATTTGATGGTTACAAGTAAAACAAAAGAGGTGCTATTCCAAAGAAGTTTTAATGAAGCTATAGTTTCTGCAGCAATTGAAGGCAATAAACTAGCCCTAATAACCGCCTCAAACGTAATATATCTTATAGACACAATAAAAAATACAAATTTATTAGAATTTGAATCATCTGACATATACACTCAAGACTCAAGAGTGGCAGCGCCTTATTTTATGAGCTCTTTAGTAATATTCCCAACCCTTGATGGTAAAATCATGATAGTTGATAAAAGCCAAGGCAGAATTTTAAAAGACGTTGTCATAAGTAGTGAAGAATTCTTTAACAATATAATATTTCTAGAAGTTATTAACGATACAATGATAGCTGCGACAGGAAAGAAGATAGTGGCTATAAATCCAGAAAGAACGCTTTACTATAACGGTGAGATAAAAAATATAGTTTCGCATAAAGACAGGTTATATATCTTAAAAAAAGACGGAGAAATTTTACTAACAGATATAAATTTACAGAAATTAAATTCTATAAATTTTAAATTTGCAATCTTTTCAAATGCTATCACTTTAGATGATTACCTATATGTAATTGAGAAAAAAGGCTATCTGATAAAGGCGGATCTAGATCTCAAAAATCATCAAATTTTTAGACTAAGCGACGAGATTGAAGACAAGAGCTTCATAGGCTTTAGGGAATTTTACTACGACAATAAGTATCTGAAGCTAAAATGA
- a CDS encoding type III pantothenate kinase: MILCDIGNTNATIFEDGKISKIGIDKFQNFKRNEKIYYISVNDSINQKLQNDKNFVNLEPFFEIDTIYKTLGIDRVVNCYSIDDGVIVDAGSAITIDVMASKMHLGGCIVPGISQSLKAYENISPRLKIALNSQIQLDALPQKTADAISYGIVKPIVLLIENISNNSKIYFTGGDGEFLSRFFKNGIYDRLLIFRGMQKLIEEKEIL, encoded by the coding sequence ATGATTTTGTGTGACATTGGAAACACAAATGCAACTATATTTGAAGATGGAAAGATATCAAAAATAGGAATAGATAAATTCCAAAATTTTAAACGCAATGAGAAAATATACTATATAAGCGTGAACGATAGCATAAATCAAAAACTTCAAAATGATAAAAATTTTGTAAATTTAGAACCATTTTTTGAAATAGACACAATATATAAAACTCTTGGAATAGATAGAGTAGTCAATTGCTACAGCATAGATGATGGAGTAATAGTAGATGCTGGAAGCGCCATAACAATAGACGTTATGGCAAGCAAGATGCATCTTGGGGGGTGTATAGTTCCTGGCATTTCTCAAAGCCTAAAGGCTTATGAAAACATATCCCCTCGCTTAAAAATAGCTCTAAATTCACAAATACAGCTTGATGCGCTACCTCAAAAAACTGCCGATGCCATAAGTTATGGCATAGTTAAACCTATAGTATTACTAATAGAAAATATCTCAAATAACTCTAAAATTTATTTTACAGGCGGAGATGGAGAGTTCTTATCTAGGTTTTTTAAAAATGGAATATATGATAGGTTACTAATCTTTAGAGGAATGCAAAAGCTAATAGAAGAAAAGGAAATTTTATGA
- a CDS encoding Fur family transcriptional regulator, producing the protein MIENLEYDALLEKFKKVLKDNGLKYTQQREILLKTLYNNDEHFTPEKLYLFIKDAHPELNIGIATVYRTLNLLEESEMVTSISFGSQGKKFELATKPHHDHMICRRCGTIIEFEDSMIEKRQSNIAKEYGFKLTGHMMQLYGICKECNKKV; encoded by the coding sequence ATGATTGAAAATTTAGAATACGATGCTCTTCTTGAGAAATTTAAGAAAGTTTTGAAAGACAATGGGCTTAAATACACTCAACAAAGAGAAATTTTGCTAAAGACTCTTTATAATAATGATGAACATTTTACGCCTGAAAAGCTATATCTATTTATAAAAGATGCTCATCCTGAACTAAATATAGGAATAGCAACAGTATATAGAACTTTAAATTTATTAGAAGAATCAGAAATGGTAACATCTATAAGTTTTGGTTCTCAAGGTAAAAAATTTGAGCTTGCTACTAAGCCACATCATGATCATATGATATGCAGGCGCTGTGGTACTATCATAGAATTTGAAGACTCCATGATAGAAAAAAGACAATCTAATATCGCAAAAGAGTATGGGTTTAAATTAACAGGTCATATGATGCAACTTTATGGAATCTGTAAGGAATGTAATAAAAAAGTTTAA
- a CDS encoding type IV pilus twitching motility protein PilT, translated as MQKYSDSNISLEALLRTVIHNKASDLHLVSRGEPQVRIDGALRPLELGVLNSNDIQDLCYALITDAQKSELEENRELDYAIDLPNIGRFRANYYYTMNGELAAAFRIIPTEMPTLDGIGAPSIFKQIIKREKGMILVTGPTGSGKSTTLAAILNEINVTERKHILTIEDPVEFVHKNQKSLFSHRNIGTDTHSYTQALKYAMREDPDIILVGEIRDSETISTAITAAETGHLVFATLHTNSAIQTINRIIDSFEGGEQLQVRNMLSVSLGAVISQSLIPKNGGGRLAVHEILINNPAVSNLIRENKIHQIYSQMQLNQQSTGMMTQTQSLMKAIKNNLITKEMAMRYSTAPQELGNLLGI; from the coding sequence ATGCAAAAGTATAGTGATAGTAACATAAGCCTAGAAGCACTCCTAAGAACAGTGATTCACAATAAGGCAAGCGATCTTCACCTTGTGTCAAGAGGAGAGCCTCAAGTAAGAATAGATGGAGCTTTACGTCCGCTTGAGTTAGGCGTGCTTAATAGTAATGATATACAAGATTTGTGTTATGCCCTTATTACTGATGCTCAAAAAAGTGAACTTGAAGAGAATAGAGAGCTTGATTATGCTATAGATCTTCCTAATATAGGTCGTTTTAGGGCAAATTATTATTATACAATGAATGGTGAATTGGCTGCTGCCTTTCGTATAATACCAACAGAAATGCCAACTCTTGATGGCATTGGAGCTCCTAGTATTTTTAAACAAATTATAAAGCGTGAAAAAGGAATGATACTTGTTACTGGTCCTACAGGAAGCGGTAAATCAACAACTTTGGCAGCTATATTAAATGAAATAAATGTAACCGAAAGAAAACATATCCTTACTATTGAAGATCCTGTTGAGTTCGTTCATAAAAATCAAAAATCATTATTTTCTCATAGAAATATAGGTACAGATACACATTCTTATACACAAGCTCTTAAATATGCCATGCGTGAAGATCCAGATATTATACTGGTTGGTGAGATAAGGGATAGCGAAACTATATCTACTGCTATTACAGCAGCAGAAACAGGACACCTTGTGTTTGCAACACTTCACACAAACTCTGCTATTCAGACTATTAACCGTATTATAGATAGTTTTGAGGGTGGTGAACAGCTTCAAGTTAGAAATATGCTTTCTGTTTCATTAGGTGCAGTGATTTCACAAAGTTTGATACCAAAAAATGGTGGAGGTCGTTTGGCTGTTCATGAAATTTTAATCAACAATCCAGCTGTTTCAAATTTAATTAGAGAAAATAAAATTCACCAAATTTACTCTCAAATGCAATTAAATCAGCAATCTACAGGTATGATGACACAGACTCAATCTTTAATGAAAGCTATTAAGAACAATCTTATCACAAAAGAGATGGCTATGAGATATTCAACTGCTCCACAAGAACTTGGAAATTTACTAGGGATATAA
- the gatC gene encoding Asp-tRNA(Asn)/Glu-tRNA(Gln) amidotransferase subunit GatC: MNIDDNLLTKLEKLSSLKIGDDKREEIKNQLSEILNFVNVLNELDLNDLKAVVSSIEGGTPFREDISIKSEVVDVILKNAPARNEHFFAVPKIIE; the protein is encoded by the coding sequence ATGAATATAGATGACAATTTGCTTACTAAGCTGGAAAAGCTTAGTTCTTTAAAAATCGGAGATGACAAAAGAGAAGAGATCAAGAATCAACTTAGTGAGATTTTGAATTTTGTTAATGTTTTAAATGAGCTTGATTTGAATGATTTAAAGGCTGTTGTAAGTTCTATAGAAGGCGGAACTCCGTTTAGAGAAGATATTAGCATAAAGTCTGAAGTGGTGGATGTTATTTTAAAGAATGCTCCTGCAAGAAATGAACACTTTTTTGCTGTTCCTAAGATTATAGAGTAG
- a CDS encoding CvpA family protein, which translates to MDFVTVFDISILAAVLILGIKGIMSGLIREVFGLIGLIGGIVVASRFASHAGKIISDNIYKIESDSILFFAGFLSILIIFWMICVGIGMFLAKLAGLSGLGFLDRVGGFLMGSLKIFLIFSVLVVTISNINALNNKIEPYFKDSKLYPILLSAGKWIMNIDVNSVKKSIEERIQTPTDKMKNNMIQIEDNTTMKNNNIKVEENSTVQSSVIIKDSNNIRKE; encoded by the coding sequence ATGGATTTTGTCACTGTTTTTGATATTAGTATATTAGCCGCGGTTTTAATATTAGGCATTAAAGGAATAATGAGTGGTCTCATAAGAGAGGTTTTTGGACTTATAGGTCTTATAGGTGGTATTGTTGTGGCTAGTAGATTTGCAAGTCATGCAGGTAAAATTATAAGTGATAATATATATAAGATAGAAAGTGATTCTATATTGTTTTTTGCAGGTTTTTTATCAATTTTGATTATTTTTTGGATGATTTGTGTAGGTATTGGAATGTTTTTGGCAAAACTTGCTGGATTAAGTGGTCTTGGATTTTTAGATAGAGTCGGTGGATTTTTAATGGGAAGTTTAAAAATTTTCCTTATTTTTTCTGTATTGGTAGTCACTATTTCAAACATCAATGCCTTAAATAACAAAATTGAGCCTTATTTTAAAGATAGCAAACTTTATCCTATTCTATTAAGTGCTGGAAAATGGATAATGAATATAGATGTAAATAGTGTAAAGAAGAGTATAGAAGAGAGAATTCAAACACCTACAGATAAAATGAAGAATAATATGATTCAAATTGAAGATAATACAACTATGAAAAATAACAATATTAAAGTTGAAGAAAACAGCACCGTTCAAAGCAGTGTTATCATAAAAGATTCAAACAACATAAGGAAGGAGTAG